The Girardinichthys multiradiatus isolate DD_20200921_A chromosome 6, DD_fGirMul_XY1, whole genome shotgun sequence genome window below encodes:
- the LOC124870226 gene encoding tripartite motif-containing protein 16-like protein, whose product MEPKGDLLNWETFSCSICMDLPKDPVTIPCGHSYCMNCIKSHWDEEEKSNRCPQCQQTFTQTPVLEKNTMMSDLLEQLKKTGLQAASADHRYAGPEDVACDVCTGRKQKAIKFCLGHDTVSAAAAERTERQRELEVRREEIQQRIQDREKDVKLLQQEVEAINHSADKTVEDSEKIFTELIRLIQKRSSDVKQQIRSQQETEVSRVKELQEKLEQEITELKRKDAELKQLSNTEDHNQFLHNYPSLSALSESTHSSSINIRPLRYFEDVTAAVSELRDKLQDILRDTWTNISLTLTEVEVLLSEPEPKSRAGFLKYSCEITLDPNTAHTYLLLSEENRKVTALDQHQSYSRHPDRFTSWWQVLSRESLTGRCYWEIEWRGRGVHIAIACKNISRAGYECGFGRNDKSWALDCHQNSFTFWYNNTATPISVPQSSRVGVYLDHRAGLLSFYSVSETMTLLHRVQTTFTQPLHAGVWLYICGNSAEFCKLE is encoded by the coding sequence ATGGAGCCAAAGGGAGATTTGCTGAACTGGGAAACCTTCTCCTGTTCAATCTGTATGGATCTACCAAAGGATCCGGTGACTATTCCCTGTGGACACAGCTACTGTATGAACTGTATTAAATCACACTGGGATGAGGAGGAAAAAAGCAACCGGTGCCCTCAGTGTCAGCAGACCTTCACACAGACGCCTGTCCTGGAGAAAAACACCATGATGTCAGATTTATTAGAGCAGCTGAAGAAGACTGGACTCCAAGCTGCTTCTGCTGATCACCGCTATGCTGGACCTGAAGATGTGGCCTGTGATGTCTGCactggaagaaaacagaaagccaTCAAGTTCTGTTTAGGCCACGACACAGTCtcagctgctgcagcagaaaGGACTGAGAGGCAGAGAGAGCTGGAGGTGAGACGAGAAGAAATCCAGCAGAGAATCcaggacagagagaaagatgtgAAGCTGCTTCAACAGGAGGTGGAGGCCATCAATCACTCTGCTGATAAAACAGTGGAGGACAGTGAGAAGATCTTCACTGAGCTGATCCGTCTCATCCAGAAAAGAAgctctgatgtgaagcagcagatcagatcccagcaggaaactgaagtgagtcgagtcaaagagcttcaggagaagctggagcaggagatcactgagctgaagaggaaagATGCTGAGCTGAAGCAGCTCTCAAACACAGAGGATCACAACCAGTTTCTCCACAACTACCCCTCACTGTCAGCACTCAGTGAGTctacacactcatccagcatcaatatccgtcctctgagatactttgaggatgtgacagcagctgtgtcagagctcagagataaactacaggacatcctgagagacacatggacaaacatctcactgaccctcactgaggtggaggttttactgtcagaaccagaaccaaagagcAGAGCTGgattcttaaaatattcatgTGAAATCACACTGGATCCAAACACAGCACACACTTATCTATTGTTATCAGAGGAGAACAGGAAGGTGACAGCTTTGGATCAACATCAGTCTTATTCTCGACACCCAGACAGATTCACCTCATGGTGGCAGGTTCTGAGTAGAGAGAGTCTGACTGGACGTTGTTACTGGGAGATAGAGTGGAGAGGGAGAGGAGTTCATATAGCCATTGCATGCAAGAATATCAGCAGAGCAGGGTATGAATGTGGATTTGGTCGCAATGACAAATCCTGGGCATTAGATTGTCACCAAAACAGTTTCACATTTTGGTACAACAACACTGCAACCCCCATTTCAGttcctcagtcttccagagtaggagtgtacctggatcacagagcaggtcttctgtccttctacagcgtctctgaaaccatgactctcctccacagagtccagaccacatTCACTCAGCCGCTACATGCTGGAGTTTGGCTTTATATCTGTGGAAACTCTGCAGAGTTTTGTAAACTTGAGTAG